A window of the Emys orbicularis isolate rEmyOrb1 chromosome 1, rEmyOrb1.hap1, whole genome shotgun sequence genome harbors these coding sequences:
- the LOC135895429 gene encoding olfactory receptor 52N4-like has protein sequence MADFNLSDLDHSSFILTGIPGLEAAHLWISIPFSTFYIIGLFGNFMVLFVVGKEQTLHEPMYLLLCMLALTEIGASTSIVPKALCIFWFNLKGITLGGCLTQMFFLHAGSVTHSAVLVTMAFDRYVAICNPLRYATILTNARIAKLGLVCLIRAVLFVLPLPLLLSRHSFCASRIIPHTYCDHMAVAKMSCGDITVNRMYGLVIVFIVLGFDLTLIALSYGLIIRAVLRIPSKEAHQKALNTCTAHICVMLMAYPIFLFSTLTYRFGQGIAPYIHIILANLYYLLLPMLNPIVYGVKTKELRDKMHKYICGM, from the coding sequence ATGGCAGATTTCAACCTCAGTGACTTGGACCATTCATCATTCATCCTAACGGGAATCCCTGGCCTGGAAGCTGCTCACCtctggatttccatccctttctctacGTTCTACATTATTGGCCTGTTTGGAAATTTCATGGTTCTGTTTGTTGTAGGCAAAGAGCAGACCCTACATGAACCAATGTACCTGCTGCTTTGCATGCTGGCGCTCACAGAAATTGGTGCATCTACTTCCATTGTGCCAAaggcactgtgtatattttggttcaatttgaaaGGAATTACTTTAggtggctgcctcacccagatgttcttcCTTCATGCAGGTTCTGTGACACATTCAGCCGTCCTTGTGACAATGGCCTTTGATCGCTATGTTGCCATATGTAACCCTCTCAGATACGCCACCATCCTCACAAATGCACGGATAGCTAAGCTAGGGCTAGTGTGTTTGATAAGAGCTGTTCTCTTcgttctgcccctgcccctgctcctgagcAGGCATTCATTCTGTGCCAGCCGCATTATCCCCCATACGTACTGCGACCACATGGCTGTGGCAAAGATGTCTTGTGGGGACATCACAGTGAACAGGATGTATGGTTTGGTGATAGTATTTATAGTCCTCGGTTTTGACCTGACACTTATTGCCCTGTCCTATGGTCTGATAATCAGGGCCGTCCTCAGAATACCCTCCAAGGAAGCCCACCAGAAAGCCCTCAACACCTGCACAGCGCACATCTGTGTGATGCTGATGGCTTATCCTATCTTCCTTTTCTCCACTCTGACATACCGATTCGGTCAGGGCATTGCTCCCTACATACACATAATCTTGGCCAATCTGTATTACCTCCTCCTTCCCATGCTCAACCCTATTGTTTATGGTGTCAAAACCAAAGAGCTTCGTGACAAAATGCACAAATACATCTGCGGAATGTGA
- the LOC135882738 gene encoding olfactory receptor 52N4-like, with amino-acid sequence MAVFNLTPSDPSTFILTGIPGLEAAHVWISIPFSMFYLIGLLGNFTVLFVVGKEQTLHKPMYLLLCMLALTEIITSTSIMPKALFIFWFNLKGITMDGCLTQMFFLHTGSMMHSAILVTMAFDRYVAICNPLRYDTILTNARIAKLGLMGLIRTILFILPLPLLLSRQPFCANRIIPHTYCDHMAVAKISCGDITVNRTYGLVMAFVVIGLDLTLVALSYCLIIRAVLRISSKKAHQKALNTCTAHIGVMLMSYPSFFFSTLTHRFGQGIAPHIHIILANLYLLLPPMLDPVIYGVKTKELRDKVGKYTCRR; translated from the coding sequence ATGGCTGTTTTCAACCTCACCCCCTCTGACCCTTCAACATTCATCCTAACGGGCATCCCAGGCCTGGAAGCTGCTCACGtctggatttccatccctttTTCTATGTTCTACCTTATTGGCCTGTTGGGAAATTTCACAGTTCTGTTTGTTGTAGGGAAAGAGCAGACCCTACACAAGCCGATGTACCTCCTTCTCTGCATGCTGGCACTCACAGAAATCATTACATCTACCTCCATCATGCCGAAGGCACTGTttatattttggttcaatttgaaaGGCATTACTATGGatggctgcctcacccagatgttcttcCTTCACACGGGTTCTATGATGCACTCAGCCATCCTCGTGACAATGGCCTTTGATCGCTACGTCGCCATATGTAACCCTTTGAGATATGACACCATCCTCACTAATGCACGAATAGCTAAGCTAGGGCTAATGGGTTTGATAAGAACCATTCTCTtcattctgcctcttcccctgctccTCAGCAGGCAGCCATTCTGTGCCAACCGCATTATCCCCCATACGTACTGTGACCACATGGCTGTGGCAAAGATATCATGTGGGGACATCACAGTGAACAGGACATATGGCTTGGTGATGGCATTTGTAGTCATTGGGTTAGATCTGACACTGGTTGCCCTGTCCTATTGTCTGATCATCAGAGCTGTCCTCAGAATCTCCTCCAAGAAAGCCCACCAGAAAGCCCTGaacacctgcacagcccacaTCGGTGTGATGCTGATGTCCTATCcttctttcttcttctccacTCTGACACACCGGTTTGGTCAGGGCATCGCGCCCCACATTCACATCATCTTGGCCAACCTCTATTTGCTTCTCCCCCCTATGCTTGACCCTGTCATTTATGGTGTCAAAACCAAAGAGCTTCGTGACAAAGTCGGCAAGTACACCTGCAGAAGGTGA
- the LOC135873019 gene encoding olfactory receptor 52N2-like — protein MAVFNLTPSEASEFILMGIPGLEAAHIWISIPFTTFYIMGLLGNFTLLFVIGKEQTLHKPMYLLLSMLALTEIGTSTSVVPKVLCIFWFNLKDITVGGCLTQMFFLHAGTVMHSAVLVTMAFDRYVAICYPLRYATIVTNTRIAKLGLVGLLRAFLLILPLPLLLSRLPFCANRIIPHTYCDHMAVAKLSCGDITVNRMYGLVIVFVVIMLDLTLIALSYGLIIRAVLRVSSKKAHQKAFSTCTAHISVMMMSYPSSLLSTLTYRFGQGIPPHVHIILANMYYLLLPMLNPIIYGAKTVELREKLLKYTCRM, from the coding sequence ATGGCAGTTTTCAACCTCACCCCCTCTGAAGCTTCAGAATTCATCTTAATGGGCATCCCTGGCTTGGAAGCTGCTCACAtctggatttccatccctttcACTACCTTCTATATTATGGGCCTGTTGGGAAATTTCACGCTTCTGTTTGTTATAGGCAAGGAGCAGACCCTGCACAAGCCGATGTACCTGCTGCTCTCCATGCTGGCGCTCACAGAAATTGGCACGTCTACTTCCGTCGTGCCAAAGGTGCTGTGcatattttggttcaatttgaaaGATATTACTGTGGGTGGCTGTCTCACCCAAATGTTCTTCCTTCATGCGGGTACTGTTATGCATTCAGCCGTCCTCGTAACAATGGCCTTTGATCGCTATGTTGCCATATGTTACCCTCTGAGATACGCCACAATCGTCACCAACACACGAATAGCTAAGCTAGGGCTAGTGGGTTTGCTAAGAGCTTTTCTCTTAATTCTGCCCTTGCCACTGCTTCTGAGCAGGCTGCCATTCTGTGCCAACCGCATTATCCCCCATACGTACTGCGACCACATGGCTGTGGCAAAGTTGTCATGTGGGGACATCACAGTCAACAGGATGTACGGTTTGGTAATAGTATTTGTAGTCATCATGTTAGACCTGACGCTTATTGCCCTGTCCTATGGTCTGATCATAAGGGCTGTCCTCAGAGTATCCTCCAAGAAAGCCCACCAGAAAGCCTTCAGCACCTGCACAGCCCACATCAGTGTGATGATGATGTCTTATCCTTCCTCCCTCTTGTCCACTCTGACATACCGATTTGGTCAGGGAATTCCTCCCCATGTTCACATCATCTTGGCCAACATGTATTACCTTCTCCTCCCCATGCTCAACCCTATCATTTATGGGGCCAAAACTGTAGAGCTTCGTGAGAAATTGCTTAAATACACTTGCAGAATGTGA